Below is a genomic region from Primulina eburnea isolate SZY01 chromosome 9, ASM2296580v1, whole genome shotgun sequence.
TCTTCGACCGGCAGCAAACCGACAATCGGTGCTTCATTTCCAGCGCCGAACATTGTTCGAAAGCATCCAAATTTAGCTTCGACGCCGACACTTTTTCATTACTCTCCACAGTCTTCTGCTCGGTGGTATCACCGCATTCCGGCAAGATCCTTGCGCCGATCCTTTTCGTGGAGGGTTTCGTTCCCGCGGAAAGCGTGTCCATGTCCGCCGCCTTCACCGTCGAGTTCAGCCGTTTCATCTGGAAAAAAACGTAGGTGTTTCCCATTTCGAGGTCTTCATCGGCGTTCAGGGCCGAAAAGCGTCTCCCGACCCGCAGGGATTCGGCGTTCACCAGGAGGTAATTCGGCGCCTCCACCATTAGCTCGGCGGCCTTTGTGGGCTCGTGTATTCGCCGGAGTTCGCCTGAGGGGAGTATGActtttgtgcccctgattgaGCTCTTGGTTACT
It encodes:
- the LOC140840557 gene encoding uncharacterized protein; protein product: MGNYTSCSLPGQVTKSSIRGTKVILPSGELRRIHEPTKAAELMVEAPNYLLVNAESLRVGRRFSALNADEDLEMGNTYVFFQMKRLNSTVKAADMDTLSAGTKPSTKRIGARILPECGDTTEQKTVESNEKVSASKLNLDAFEQCSALEMKHRLSVCCRSKKPLLETIMEEPAGFRR